In Kordia antarctica, the following proteins share a genomic window:
- a CDS encoding LamG domain-containing protein — protein sequence MKTIHLISCLAIVFAFSSCSIEEEYPIVDLTESLVAHYPFDGNTEDASAYKVTAQAKGVTLTEDRFENENQAYSFDGINDFIEIPANEHLNFTDEFTINLWLKTDVAHLQQVLYKNSSDTEKPQAAYGISIGFSPLEDEEVVTNDIIFSIAPYGIMHELRKFNYTKDTWYMITCTLKGDTMYLYINGKPALMKYIKGEISTANLPLLLGNDASGENPFSGSIDDLRIYSQAKSTAFVSYLYEQ from the coding sequence TTTTTGCTTTCAGTAGTTGTAGTATTGAAGAAGAATATCCAATAGTTGATCTTACCGAAAGTTTAGTTGCACATTATCCGTTTGACGGAAATACCGAAGATGCAAGTGCTTATAAAGTAACAGCACAAGCTAAAGGAGTTACATTAACTGAAGACCGTTTCGAAAATGAAAATCAAGCGTATTCATTTGATGGCATCAACGATTTTATAGAAATTCCTGCAAACGAACATTTGAATTTCACAGATGAGTTTACCATTAATTTATGGTTAAAAACAGACGTTGCGCACTTACAACAAGTATTATATAAAAATAGTTCTGATACTGAAAAACCACAAGCTGCTTACGGAATTTCCATAGGATTTTCTCCGTTGGAAGATGAAGAAGTAGTGACTAATGATATTATTTTCTCGATTGCACCTTACGGAATTATGCATGAATTACGAAAATTTAATTATACAAAAGATACATGGTATATGATAACGTGTACTTTAAAAGGTGACACGATGTATTTGTATATCAACGGAAAACCTGCGTTGATGAAATATATAAAAGGAGAGATTTCTACGGCAAATTTACCATTACTTTTAGGAAATGATGCTTCTGGCGAAAATCCATTTAGCGGAAGTATTGATGATCTTCGAATTTACAGTCAAGCAAAATCGACAGCATTTGTTTCGTATTTGTATGAGCAGTAA
- a CDS encoding CvfB family protein has protein sequence MIHLGQLNTLEILRETPPGLFLGDDEGNEILLPNKYVPTAFEIGDKLSVFAYLDSHERPVTTTLKPYMKVNEFALLRVTALSDYGAFLDWGLEKDLFVPFKEQARDMEEGKGYVVYCYLDEETNRLVGSSKTNKFLSNEELTVERFEEVDLMVSRFTDLGVEMIINQKHKGLVYKDEIFRDLRLGEKLKGAVSKIRDDNKIDLSIQLIGYKNIEPSAQVVLDELERNGGTLPLHDKSDPEEIKKRLNMSKKSFKKAIGSLYKQEQIRITSDGIELK, from the coding sequence ATGATTCATTTAGGACAACTCAATACATTAGAAATATTACGTGAAACGCCTCCAGGACTTTTCTTGGGCGATGATGAAGGAAATGAAATTTTGTTGCCAAATAAATACGTTCCAACAGCTTTCGAAATAGGAGATAAGCTATCGGTTTTCGCCTATTTAGATAGTCACGAACGACCAGTTACTACAACGTTAAAACCGTACATGAAAGTCAACGAATTTGCATTGCTTCGTGTAACTGCGTTGAGTGATTATGGTGCTTTTTTAGATTGGGGATTGGAGAAAGATTTGTTTGTTCCGTTTAAAGAACAAGCGCGCGACATGGAAGAAGGAAAAGGCTATGTTGTGTATTGCTATTTGGACGAAGAAACCAATCGTTTGGTAGGTTCGAGCAAGACAAATAAGTTTTTGAGTAATGAAGAATTAACTGTTGAACGCTTTGAAGAAGTTGATTTAATGGTTTCACGTTTTACTGATTTAGGTGTGGAAATGATTATCAATCAAAAACACAAAGGATTAGTCTATAAAGACGAAATTTTTAGAGATTTAAGACTTGGAGAAAAGCTAAAAGGTGCAGTTTCTAAAATTCGCGATGACAATAAAATTGATCTTTCCATACAACTTATTGGTTATAAAAATATAGAACCTTCTGCACAAGTTGTTTTAGATGAATTGGAACGAAACGGTGGAACTTTGCCATTGCACGATAAAAGTGATCCAGAAGAAATAAAAAAACGCTTGAATATGAGTAAAAAGAGCTTTAAAAAAGCTATTGGAAGTTTGTATAAGCAAGAACAAATTAGAATTACTTCCGACGGAATTGAGTTGAAGTAA